One Thalassotalea hakodatensis DNA segment encodes these proteins:
- a CDS encoding S41 family peptidase gives MKFLLGRKVANLVVIFGGLFSFLVHSNPSVLNEKLNENETNQVISAVCDLLDKKYIFPEVSKEIDQLFKTKLKKGDYKKFNNARELAQQLTKDMQSISHDRHLRVLFDPKRIMQSREQEKQAVDPAKEKIERLIRRTKNHGFKQVSILDGNIGYIDLRHFDFPDEASDTVTAAMTFLENTDALIFDLRHNGGGSPSMVQLLVSYLLDAEPIQLNDIYKRDLNITKQYWSLASVPGKRRPNTDVYVLTSRSTFSAAEDFSYTLKHLNRATIIGETTGGGAHPGGREIATDRFMVWIPTARSINPITGGNWEGVGVKPHIEQSAKTALNTAHIMALESLTSNNKGSQQINQWYLTALKARSEKPQVASEVLIKYAGNYGVRTLTFENGALYYQRKGNNKLKLFPINDHLFMVEGKNDFRIKVVVEDQKVVAIQGISDNGSYSQNAREASTL, from the coding sequence ATGAAATTTCTTCTAGGTAGAAAAGTCGCCAACTTAGTAGTTATATTTGGTGGGTTATTCAGCTTTCTCGTGCACAGTAATCCGAGTGTGCTTAACGAAAAGCTTAATGAAAATGAAACTAATCAAGTTATATCAGCAGTATGCGACTTACTTGATAAAAAATATATATTTCCGGAAGTATCTAAAGAAATAGATCAGCTGTTTAAAACTAAATTAAAAAAGGGTGATTACAAAAAGTTCAATAATGCTCGTGAGTTAGCCCAACAGTTAACTAAAGATATGCAATCAATTAGTCATGATCGTCATTTAAGAGTACTTTTTGACCCTAAACGTATAATGCAAAGTCGTGAGCAAGAAAAACAAGCAGTAGACCCCGCTAAAGAAAAAATAGAGAGGCTAATACGGCGGACAAAAAACCATGGTTTTAAACAAGTCTCTATACTAGATGGTAATATCGGTTATATAGACTTAAGACATTTCGACTTTCCCGATGAAGCTTCTGACACTGTCACTGCAGCGATGACATTCCTTGAAAACACTGACGCTCTAATTTTTGATCTTAGACACAATGGTGGGGGTTCACCCTCAATGGTTCAATTACTTGTGAGTTATTTATTAGATGCAGAACCAATCCAACTCAATGATATTTACAAGCGTGACTTGAATATTACTAAACAATACTGGAGTTTAGCGTCAGTGCCTGGTAAACGACGCCCTAATACTGACGTATATGTATTAACAAGTAGAAGTACTTTTTCCGCTGCTGAAGATTTTTCATATACTTTAAAACACTTAAACCGAGCAACAATTATTGGCGAAACAACGGGGGGAGGTGCTCACCCAGGTGGAAGGGAAATTGCTACCGATAGGTTTATGGTATGGATACCAACCGCACGTTCCATTAATCCAATAACAGGAGGGAACTGGGAAGGGGTAGGTGTAAAACCACATATAGAGCAATCAGCTAAAACTGCCTTAAATACTGCTCATATTATGGCATTAGAATCACTAACCTCGAACAACAAGGGAAGCCAACAAATCAATCAATGGTACTTAACAGCATTAAAAGCTAGATCAGAAAAACCTCAAGTTGCAAGTGAAGTGCTCATAAAATACGCAGGTAATTATGGTGTTCGTACCTTAACATTTGAAAATGGAGCTTTATATTATCAGCGTAAAGGAAATAATAAATTGAAACTATTTCCGATCAACGATCATTTGTTCATGGTTGAAGGGAAAAATGACTTCAGAATTAAAGTCGTAGTGGAAGACCAGAAAGTAGTTGCTATACAAGGTATTTCAGATAATGGCTCTTATAGTCAAAATGCTAGAGAAGCTTCAACACTCTAA
- a CDS encoding YicC/YloC family endoribonuclease has protein sequence MIHSMTAFSRAEVKESWGNAIWEIRSVNQRFLENYFRLPEQFRSIEPVLRERFRKALARGKVECNLRFNPNPSAKGKLSLNQELATQLLEHASWINEQTLNSQVNPVEIMRWPGVMETEEADLDVIQTDILKGFDQALKDFIAARASEGENMKKLIEQRLDGITAEAEKVKAFMPEVIQWQRNRIIDKFTDAKIELESTRVEQELVLLAQKMDVDEEIDRLYSHVKETKNILKKGGAQGRRLDFMMQEFNREANTLGSKSINADITNSAVELKVLIEQMREQIQNIE, from the coding sequence ATGATCCACAGTATGACGGCATTTTCCCGCGCAGAAGTTAAAGAGTCTTGGGGTAATGCAATTTGGGAAATTCGCAGTGTTAATCAACGCTTTTTAGAAAACTACTTTCGCTTGCCTGAGCAATTTCGCAGCATTGAACCCGTATTACGGGAGCGTTTTCGTAAAGCATTAGCACGCGGTAAAGTTGAATGTAATTTACGGTTTAATCCTAATCCTTCAGCTAAAGGTAAGTTATCACTTAACCAAGAACTTGCCACACAGCTATTAGAGCATGCAAGTTGGATAAACGAACAAACCCTTAACAGCCAAGTAAATCCTGTAGAAATTATGCGTTGGCCAGGCGTGATGGAAACAGAAGAAGCTGATTTAGATGTGATACAAACCGATATTCTAAAAGGCTTCGATCAAGCATTAAAAGATTTCATTGCCGCGCGAGCAAGCGAAGGCGAAAACATGAAGAAACTTATAGAACAGCGTTTAGACGGCATCACTGCTGAAGCTGAAAAAGTGAAAGCATTCATGCCAGAAGTTATTCAATGGCAACGCAACCGCATAATTGATAAATTTACTGACGCTAAAATTGAGCTTGAATCTACCCGTGTAGAGCAAGAATTAGTATTACTTGCACAGAAGATGGACGTAGACGAAGAAATTGATCGTCTATACAGCCATGTAAAAGAAACCAAAAATATACTTAAAAAAGGTGGTGCACAAGGCCGCCGTTTAGATTTTATGATGCAAGAATTTAATCGTGAGGCAAACACATTAGGCTCAAAATCAATTAATGCAGATATTACCAACTCAGCTGTTGAATTAAAAGTGCTTATTGAGCAGATGCGTGAGCAGATCCAGAATATAGAATAA
- a CDS encoding GMC family oxidoreductase has product MKYDICIVGSGAGASPIAYTLAKAGANVIVLEKGPWLTEKEFYKDELAANVRDSYNPALTDEQHVIEESHVEDGETHWHKEATSESGWTFWNGNVVGGSSNFMSGYFHRLKPVDFALQSSFGDIAGANIVDWPISYQELEPFYRQVDREIGVSGKVVEHPYLEPHKEDYPYPPLIDHPVAKWIDKAADLLGYHAFPIPRAILSQPAMGRKSCEYSGYCSRYGCSTGAKGSGRAALLNHAVATGNLTIVPNAKVFYLASEQKSQVSAVHYYDAKGHKKRIIADTYVVACQAIETSRLLLSSKSKHFQQGLANNNGQVGKNLIFSGGGGGRGDFYFDDLTPEQARELQTEGPFINRALQDWYQINDENFEGVSQKGKAKGGTLDFLFYHNPIARAYDTEYDEEGDLIWGEQLKEKLYNKFTSHKTLRFEAFTDWLPNDDCFVALDEEVTDQWGDPVAKVRIGAHPQDIQVAEYLVQKGAKLLEKLGAKNITTSVSSAPPTNLMAGGCRFGDDPNTSVLDKNCRAHEVTNLYVTDGSFMPTGGSVPYTYTIYANAFRVAEHIKQQWLKAQNTE; this is encoded by the coding sequence ATGAAATATGATATTTGTATTGTCGGCAGTGGGGCTGGCGCATCCCCTATTGCTTATACATTAGCAAAAGCAGGCGCTAACGTTATTGTCTTAGAAAAAGGCCCTTGGTTGACAGAAAAAGAGTTTTATAAAGATGAACTTGCTGCCAATGTACGCGACAGTTACAACCCTGCGCTTACTGATGAACAGCATGTGATTGAAGAAAGTCATGTAGAAGATGGTGAAACTCATTGGCATAAAGAGGCGACCAGCGAATCGGGTTGGACATTTTGGAACGGTAATGTGGTAGGCGGTTCTTCTAACTTTATGAGTGGTTATTTTCATCGCTTAAAGCCCGTTGATTTTGCGTTACAATCATCTTTTGGTGATATAGCAGGTGCTAACATCGTTGATTGGCCGATTAGTTATCAGGAACTTGAACCTTTTTATCGCCAAGTTGATCGTGAAATTGGCGTTTCAGGAAAAGTGGTTGAGCATCCATACTTAGAACCTCATAAAGAGGATTACCCATACCCCCCACTTATTGATCACCCAGTAGCTAAATGGATTGATAAAGCAGCCGATTTACTGGGTTACCATGCTTTCCCCATTCCACGCGCAATACTATCGCAACCGGCCATGGGTAGGAAAAGCTGCGAATATTCAGGCTATTGCAGTCGTTATGGTTGTTCTACTGGTGCGAAAGGTAGCGGTAGAGCGGCATTACTCAACCACGCTGTTGCCACGGGGAACTTAACCATAGTGCCGAATGCGAAAGTTTTTTATTTAGCAAGTGAACAAAAAAGCCAAGTGAGTGCTGTTCATTATTATGATGCTAAAGGTCATAAAAAACGCATCATCGCAGATACTTACGTGGTTGCTTGTCAGGCTATTGAAACCAGTCGACTTTTGCTGAGTTCAAAAAGCAAACACTTTCAACAAGGCTTGGCAAATAACAATGGTCAAGTCGGTAAAAACTTAATTTTCAGTGGCGGTGGCGGTGGTCGAGGTGATTTCTACTTTGATGATTTAACACCTGAACAAGCACGTGAATTACAAACTGAAGGGCCATTCATTAATCGTGCGTTACAAGATTGGTATCAAATCAATGATGAAAACTTTGAGGGTGTAAGCCAAAAAGGGAAAGCCAAAGGTGGCACGCTTGATTTTCTGTTTTACCATAACCCGATTGCTCGCGCTTATGACACAGAATATGACGAGGAAGGCGATCTTATTTGGGGCGAACAACTAAAAGAAAAGCTCTACAACAAGTTTACTTCTCATAAAACCTTACGCTTTGAGGCTTTTACCGATTGGTTACCAAATGATGATTGTTTCGTTGCTTTAGATGAAGAAGTGACCGACCAATGGGGCGATCCTGTTGCAAAAGTGCGTATAGGTGCTCACCCTCAAGATATTCAGGTAGCAGAGTATCTGGTGCAAAAAGGCGCTAAACTACTTGAAAAACTTGGTGCTAAAAATATAACAACATCCGTTAGTAGCGCGCCACCGACTAACTTAATGGCTGGGGGCTGTCGGTTTGGTGACGATCCAAATACTTCTGTACTTGATAAAAATTGCCGAGCACATGAAGTGACAAATCTTTATGTGACAGACGGTTCTTTTATGCCAACAGGTGGTAGTGTTCCATATACCTATACTATATATGCAAATGCTTTTAGGGTTGCTGAGCATATTAAACAACAATGGTTGAAAGCCCAAAATACCGAATAA
- a CDS encoding gluconate 2-dehydrogenase subunit 3 family protein: MSESFEQRYQQTPSWLSKKLNRRKLLKSAAGASALVSTFPMSVVSEDLLDKYQQDKKQGDWQTLDSVQQHLLPSSASGPGAKEINACLYLYLLVYEQPTDKEEVAFIFQGVQWLNGFTNKRYDRLFIALTDDEKQQVLTGISRSTAGKSWLNMMILNIYEAMLSPPAYGGNPKGIGWQWLAHQMGFPLPEKGKRYYELPARSTVAVNSTVIPTKNVTENIVKRPPSYRSNKA, from the coding sequence ATGAGTGAGTCTTTTGAACAACGTTATCAACAAACGCCATCGTGGCTGTCAAAGAAGCTTAATCGTCGTAAATTATTAAAGTCAGCCGCTGGTGCAAGTGCTTTAGTTTCTACTTTTCCTATGTCAGTAGTAAGTGAAGACTTACTTGATAAATATCAGCAAGATAAGAAACAGGGTGATTGGCAAACGTTAGATTCGGTACAACAACACCTTTTACCAAGTTCGGCTTCTGGGCCAGGTGCTAAGGAGATTAATGCGTGTTTGTATTTATATTTATTAGTTTATGAGCAACCAACCGATAAAGAAGAAGTTGCTTTCATTTTTCAAGGCGTACAATGGCTAAATGGCTTTACTAACAAGCGGTATGATCGATTATTTATTGCCTTGACGGATGATGAGAAACAGCAGGTGTTGACAGGAATTAGTCGTTCAACGGCGGGGAAAAGCTGGTTGAATATGATGATTTTAAATATTTACGAAGCCATGCTTTCACCGCCCGCTTATGGTGGAAACCCAAAGGGTATTGGTTGGCAATGGTTAGCACATCAAATGGGCTTCCCCTTACCGGAAAAGGGAAAACGGTATTATGAACTGCCCGCAAGAAGCACTGTTGCAGTAAATTCGACTGTCATTCCCACCAAAAATGTAACCGAGAACATTGTTAAACGCCCACCTTCTTATAGGTCTAATAAAGCATGA
- a CDS encoding thioredoxin family protein, protein MLKTLLVMLFILCSSSNVKPVFAQASIHLPAFSQGYDASRNPFDDARAAIELASKTQRNILIEIGGNWCVWCQKMEVFLTKNPDVNNALHQAFVLLKINVSEHNDNNDFLKSLPPVVGYPHIFVSTNTGKVMLSKDTGEFIDANGEHSRKAWLMFIDTWQMSQNSQNLKRISAE, encoded by the coding sequence ATGCTGAAAACGTTGCTTGTTATGCTGTTTATACTTTGTAGTAGTTCGAATGTTAAACCAGTTTTCGCGCAGGCAAGCATTCATTTACCTGCCTTTAGCCAAGGGTATGATGCGTCAAGAAACCCTTTCGATGATGCGAGAGCTGCAATTGAATTAGCGAGTAAAACACAACGTAATATTTTAATAGAAATAGGAGGTAACTGGTGTGTGTGGTGCCAGAAAATGGAGGTATTTTTAACTAAAAATCCAGACGTAAATAACGCATTACACCAAGCATTTGTTTTATTAAAAATTAATGTCAGTGAACATAATGATAATAATGATTTTCTAAAGTCTCTTCCACCAGTGGTTGGCTATCCGCATATCTTTGTGTCGACGAATACAGGGAAAGTAATGCTCTCAAAAGATACTGGAGAGTTTATTGATGCAAATGGCGAACATTCTCGTAAGGCTTGGCTTATGTTTATTGATACTTGGCAAATGAGTCAGAATTCACAGAACTTAAAAAGGATTTCGGCAGAATGA
- the rph gene encoding ribonuclease PH encodes MRPSGRTPGQIRPVTITRQFTVHAEGSILIEFGDTKVICTASVDEGVPRFLKGQGKGWVTAEYGMLPRSTHTRMRREAASGKQSGRTLEISRLIARSLRAAVDLQALGENTITVDCDVIQADGGTRTASITGACVALVDALNYMRAKDIISTNPLKHMIAAISVGIYQGEPVADLDYPEDSAADTDMNVVMSDTGKLIEVQGTAEEEPFSFEEMQQMMTLAKHATSELFDAQKAALS; translated from the coding sequence ATGCGTCCTAGTGGAAGAACTCCCGGCCAAATTCGACCGGTCACAATTACACGCCAATTCACAGTCCATGCTGAAGGCTCGATTCTTATTGAATTTGGCGATACCAAAGTAATTTGTACCGCTTCTGTCGATGAAGGCGTTCCTCGTTTTCTTAAAGGTCAAGGCAAAGGTTGGGTTACTGCTGAGTATGGCATGTTACCGCGCTCTACACATACACGTATGCGCCGTGAAGCGGCAAGCGGCAAGCAAAGTGGTAGAACCTTAGAAATTTCTCGATTAATTGCTCGTTCTTTACGTGCTGCGGTTGATTTACAAGCACTTGGCGAAAATACTATTACCGTTGACTGTGACGTTATTCAAGCCGATGGCGGCACACGTACTGCATCTATCACAGGCGCTTGTGTTGCTTTAGTTGATGCACTTAATTATATGCGCGCTAAGGATATTATAAGCACAAATCCCTTAAAACACATGATTGCCGCTATTTCTGTTGGTATATATCAAGGTGAACCTGTAGCAGATTTAGATTACCCAGAAGATTCTGCAGCAGATACAGACATGAATGTTGTTATGTCGGATACTGGCAAGTTAATTGAAGTACAAGGCACAGCCGAAGAAGAACCTTTCTCTTTTGAAGAAATGCAACAGATGATGACGTTAGCTAAACATGCAACCAGTGAGCTTTTTGATGCTCAAAAAGCGGCATTAAGTTAA
- the pyrE gene encoding orotate phosphoribosyltransferase, whose amino-acid sequence MKDYQREFIEFALEKQVLRFGEFTLKSGRTSPYFFNAGLFNTGRDLARLGRFYASALADANIEYNLLFGPAYKGIPIATTTAVALADHHGQDVPYCFNRKEAKTHGEGGSLVGSPLQGKVMLVDDVITAGTAIRESMEIIKTHGAELSGVLIALDRQEKGNGELSAIQEVERDFSTQVISIVTLGDLIQFLEEQTGQEESLNAIKAYREQYGI is encoded by the coding sequence ATGAAAGATTACCAACGTGAATTTATTGAATTCGCCTTAGAAAAGCAGGTATTACGCTTTGGCGAATTTACCCTAAAGTCTGGTCGAACAAGCCCTTATTTTTTTAATGCTGGCCTGTTTAACACGGGCAGAGATTTGGCTCGTTTAGGTCGTTTTTATGCCTCAGCACTTGCAGATGCCAATATTGAATATAATTTATTATTTGGCCCTGCGTATAAAGGTATTCCAATTGCCACAACAACTGCCGTAGCGTTGGCTGATCATCACGGTCAAGACGTTCCCTATTGCTTTAACCGAAAAGAAGCAAAAACACATGGTGAAGGTGGCAGTTTGGTGGGATCACCACTGCAAGGTAAAGTTATGTTGGTTGATGACGTTATTACCGCTGGCACCGCGATACGTGAATCGATGGAAATTATCAAAACACATGGCGCTGAATTGTCAGGTGTATTAATTGCCCTAGATCGCCAAGAAAAGGGTAACGGAGAACTATCAGCTATTCAGGAAGTTGAGCGTGATTTTTCTACACAAGTTATCTCAATTGTAACCTTAGGTGATTTGATTCAATTCTTAGAAGAACAAACAGGGCAAGAAGAAAGTTTAAACGCGATTAAAGCGTACCGTGAGCAGTACGGAATTTAA
- a CDS encoding META domain-containing protein — protein MFISRAFAVFFLVFTLSACQQEQRDGNLSLPVETLKNVRWQLESAEGFSLPNKTELIPFIEFIETGKVSGFSGCNRFQGSVNIDDSTIQFAPLAMSKRFCMETAEVESLFVQALEQVAKGHITENTLMFYDQNDKVVLTFVGQSR, from the coding sequence ATGTTTATTAGTCGCGCATTTGCAGTATTCTTTTTGGTCTTTACACTTTCAGCTTGTCAGCAAGAACAACGTGACGGAAACCTTAGTTTACCGGTTGAAACGTTGAAAAATGTTCGATGGCAACTTGAATCAGCAGAAGGTTTTTCATTGCCAAATAAAACAGAACTTATACCGTTTATAGAGTTTATCGAAACAGGAAAGGTATCAGGTTTTTCAGGTTGTAATCGTTTTCAAGGCAGCGTGAACATAGATGATTCGACGATACAATTTGCACCACTTGCTATGAGCAAACGATTTTGCATGGAAACGGCTGAGGTTGAGTCGTTATTTGTGCAAGCGCTTGAACAAGTAGCCAAAGGTCATATCACCGAGAATACACTCATGTTTTATGATCAAAACGATAAGGTAGTATTAACCTTTGTTGGTCAGTCACGATGA